The Nitrospira sp. KM1 genome includes a window with the following:
- a CDS encoding dolichyl-phosphate beta-glucosyltransferase, with amino-acid sequence MVSKHQSTFKSLSVIVPAHNEAARIGPYLDRITNYLNAQGRWYELVVVDDGSRDATASIVRGFAANRPEVKLLRLATRKGKGAAVRRGMQAATGSLKLFTDADGATPIDELSRLEHAIEQGADLAIGSRALASRSQEFRVQAKLYRTWLGGLFNFAVHQLGIAGISDTQCGFKLFRQKAAEDLFSVATINGYGFDLEVLYIAQRRPYRIAEVPVNWCDQPGSKVRVIRDGAAMLRELLLIKHNYDTGRYEAGLSSADFSRAQSTEREVSFNK; translated from the coding sequence ATGGTGTCCAAGCACCAGTCGACGTTCAAGAGCCTTTCGGTCATCGTCCCCGCCCACAATGAAGCCGCGAGAATTGGGCCTTATCTTGATCGGATCACGAACTACCTCAACGCTCAAGGCCGTTGGTACGAATTGGTGGTCGTCGATGATGGAAGCCGCGATGCGACCGCATCGATCGTGCGGGGCTTTGCTGCGAACCGCCCGGAGGTCAAATTACTCCGCCTTGCCACAAGAAAAGGAAAGGGCGCGGCCGTTCGGCGGGGAATGCAAGCGGCGACCGGTTCGTTGAAACTCTTCACCGATGCAGACGGCGCCACCCCCATTGATGAACTGAGCCGGCTGGAACACGCGATCGAACAGGGAGCGGATCTCGCGATCGGCTCCCGCGCACTTGCCTCCCGCTCGCAGGAGTTTCGAGTTCAGGCTAAACTCTACCGGACCTGGCTAGGAGGACTCTTCAACTTCGCGGTACATCAATTGGGCATTGCCGGAATCAGCGACACCCAATGCGGATTCAAATTGTTCCGCCAGAAGGCGGCGGAGGATTTGTTTTCGGTCGCCACCATCAATGGCTATGGATTCGACCTCGAAGTGTTGTACATCGCCCAACGGCGCCCGTACCGGATTGCCGAAGTTCCCGTCAATTGGTGCGATCAACCAGGTTCAAAAGTGCGCGTGATACGGGACGGGGCGGCCATGCTTCGAGAACTGCTGCTCATCAAGCACAACTATGATACGGGACGATACGAGGCAGGCTTATCTTCGGCCGATTTTTCGCGGGCCCAATCGACAGAGCGTGAAGTGTCATTTAATAAGTAA
- the miaA gene encoding tRNA (adenosine(37)-N6)-dimethylallyltransferase MiaA yields the protein MTAPALHPMYRLSDEQRWRKPLVVILGPTAVGKSSVALEVAKHYDSEILTADSRQVYRRMDIGTDKPLPHERQGVIHRLIDLVNPDESFNAGVFRRMAAECIRDLHGQGRLPLLVGGTGLYVRVLLQGLCEAPPSDPYLRSELLRQADEQGGDAFFARLAEIDPVYASKLHPRDTSKVLRAIEVYELSGRRMSEFHGTHAFGERPYCTLIVGLDRSRSALYRRIEDRIDRQLECGFVQETQQLLAQGYRRDCAAMKGLGYRQVAAYLAGEYDYDEMVRQFKRDTRRFAKRQLTWFRQEPEVEWLMIEDHELPETTAARVTDRIDRFLAGLSHSV from the coding sequence GTGACGGCACCAGCGTTGCATCCAATGTATCGATTGTCTGATGAACAACGGTGGCGGAAGCCGCTGGTCGTGATTCTCGGCCCGACGGCGGTCGGAAAGAGTTCCGTTGCCCTCGAAGTGGCCAAGCATTATGACAGTGAGATTCTTACGGCCGATTCCCGTCAGGTCTATCGCCGGATGGATATCGGCACAGATAAGCCTCTACCGCATGAGCGGCAGGGAGTCATCCATCGGTTAATCGATCTTGTGAATCCGGATGAATCGTTCAATGCCGGCGTTTTCCGGCGAATGGCGGCGGAGTGCATTCGGGACCTTCACGGCCAAGGCCGTCTTCCTCTTCTCGTCGGCGGGACCGGGTTATACGTCCGGGTCTTGCTGCAGGGATTATGCGAAGCTCCTCCCTCGGATCCGTACCTTCGGTCGGAACTGCTTCGACAGGCCGACGAACAGGGGGGAGATGCTTTCTTTGCGAGACTTGCGGAGATTGACCCAGTGTACGCATCGAAACTCCATCCCCGGGACACCTCGAAGGTGCTTCGCGCGATCGAAGTCTATGAGTTGTCCGGCCGGCGCATGTCGGAATTTCACGGTACCCACGCGTTCGGGGAGCGGCCCTATTGCACGTTGATTGTTGGTCTCGATCGAAGCCGCAGTGCCCTCTACCGCAGGATAGAAGACCGCATCGACCGACAATTGGAATGCGGGTTTGTCCAAGAGACGCAACAGCTATTGGCACAGGGCTACAGGCGCGACTGCGCCGCCATGAAAGGTTTGGGCTACAGGCAGGTGGCGGCTTATCTGGCTGGAGAGTACGACTATGACGAAATGGTCAGACAGTTCAAGCGCGACACGCGGCGATTTGCCAAGCGGCAATTGACATGGTTCCGACAGGAACCCGAAGTCGAATGGTTGATGATCGAGGACCACGAACTGCCGGAAACCACGGCGGCCCGCGTGACCGATCGAATCGATCGATTCCTCGCCGGACTGAGCCATTCAGTGTAA
- a CDS encoding PfkB family carbohydrate kinase: protein MGTLLVVGSVALDTVKTPFGEVEEVLGGSATYFSTSASYFTQVNLIAVVGEDFPSQHLAFLEGRKINLTGLERRPGATFRWKGEYTHQLNEAHTLDTKLNVFETFRPKIPDAYRNPDVLFLGNIDPELQLDVLQKLPRPPLVACDTMNFWINGKQEALWKVLEKVDILIINDGEARALGGESNLVKVAQKVLSRGPKHLIIKRGEYGVLMFNEKQIFGAPAFPLEDVRDPTGAGDTFAGGFLGYLAATGNRTVEGFKQAIIFGSVMASFTVEAFSLDRLRTLDYKEIQDRFRAFKQLTHFEDIR from the coding sequence ATGGGTACCTTGCTTGTCGTCGGTTCTGTCGCGTTGGATACGGTGAAAACGCCGTTCGGTGAAGTGGAGGAAGTTCTCGGCGGGTCGGCTACATATTTTTCAACCTCGGCCAGTTATTTCACGCAGGTCAATCTCATCGCGGTGGTCGGAGAGGACTTTCCGTCACAGCACCTTGCGTTTCTCGAGGGTCGCAAGATCAACCTGACAGGCCTTGAACGTCGTCCTGGCGCCACGTTCAGGTGGAAAGGGGAATATACTCACCAGCTCAACGAGGCACATACCCTCGACACGAAACTCAACGTCTTCGAAACCTTTCGGCCGAAAATTCCCGATGCGTATCGAAATCCCGACGTGCTATTCCTGGGAAACATCGATCCGGAACTGCAACTCGACGTGCTGCAAAAGCTGCCACGGCCTCCGCTGGTCGCATGCGATACCATGAACTTTTGGATCAACGGCAAGCAGGAAGCCCTGTGGAAGGTTCTCGAAAAGGTCGATATTCTGATCATCAACGACGGGGAAGCGCGCGCGCTCGGAGGCGAGTCGAACCTTGTCAAAGTTGCGCAGAAAGTTTTGTCGAGAGGTCCCAAGCATCTCATCATCAAGCGGGGCGAATACGGCGTCTTGATGTTCAACGAGAAACAGATATTCGGCGCCCCGGCCTTTCCTCTTGAGGATGTCCGAGATCCCACGGGGGCTGGGGATACCTTTGCCGGCGGATTTCTCGGGTATTTGGCTGCCACGGGAAATCGGACCGTTGAGGGGTTCAAACAAGCGATCATCTTCGGAAGCGTGATGGCATCGTTTACCGTAGAAGCCTTTAGTCTTGACCGTTTACGAACTCTAGATTACAAAGAGATCCAGGACCGTTTCAGAGCGTTCAAGCAGTTGACGCACTTTGAGGACATTCGTTGA
- a CDS encoding tol-pal system YbgF family protein: MSKGESRGLVLRSATAVAAGFVLLAGSVAGCATSEESRQRSKGYYQEGLASLDTDRQKAYVSFQRAVQLNPDNKEARYGLGHILASQGKMAQAEQEFREAIKIDEHYSEAHAYLGQVLISQDRWKEAIASFRTALSNPLYSTPDLARFHLGRALAHEGDLQGAMEAFEDALVVNPPNVPPVMSNLELGRVYYKLGFERRARETLTKVTIMDKNGEFGSAAKDILAKLKP; encoded by the coding sequence TTGAGCAAAGGTGAGTCCAGAGGGCTCGTGTTGCGTTCCGCGACGGCGGTGGCGGCGGGATTCGTTCTTCTCGCCGGTTCGGTCGCGGGTTGTGCGACCTCGGAGGAATCGCGACAAAGATCGAAGGGGTATTATCAGGAGGGACTCGCCAGTTTAGATACCGACCGGCAGAAAGCATACGTATCGTTTCAACGGGCGGTACAATTGAATCCCGATAACAAAGAGGCCCGGTACGGGCTCGGCCATATTCTGGCGTCCCAGGGAAAGATGGCTCAGGCTGAGCAAGAATTCCGGGAAGCGATCAAGATCGACGAACATTATTCAGAAGCGCATGCCTATCTAGGCCAGGTGCTCATCAGCCAGGATCGATGGAAGGAAGCGATTGCGTCGTTTCGAACCGCCCTCAGCAATCCGTTGTATTCCACCCCCGATCTCGCCCGGTTTCATCTCGGTAGAGCCTTGGCGCACGAAGGCGACTTACAGGGGGCTATGGAAGCGTTCGAGGACGCGCTCGTCGTCAATCCGCCCAATGTTCCTCCGGTCATGTCCAATCTGGAACTTGGACGCGTCTATTACAAATTGGGGTTTGAACGTCGCGCGAGAGAAACACTGACGAAAGTCACCATCATGGACAAAAATGGAGAATTCGGGTCGGCCGCGAAGGACATCCTCGCCAAGTTGAAACCCTGA
- a CDS encoding helix-turn-helix domain-containing protein, producing MESIGEFFRQVRETKGLTIEEVASKTRIRSDFVKALEEGNFAKLPDQVFARGFVRSYARSLGLDEEDAIHRFTQSAGAFYEKQDERERLKVRQVQEERKRQANRKAVAIAIGIAILTLIFLLSREQTSLLVHRSGTDTPTPSSKRPAPVSANRDSQPDAPPRQEQEASVASTKPKAPDTHAPILPVKPETTSARVQAPIPTSPPAINPSVPPTPPPIGGDGPLGGLSLEGPAVETADQLVLDLEATELSWIVIQVDGGNPQEALLRPGEKAKWKGQEQFLLTLGNAGGVKAELNGKPQRSFGPSGKVARDIVLKR from the coding sequence ATGGAATCGATCGGAGAATTTTTCAGACAGGTACGAGAGACCAAGGGATTGACCATCGAAGAGGTCGCCTCCAAGACGAGAATCCGGTCCGACTTCGTGAAGGCGCTCGAAGAGGGTAATTTTGCAAAGCTCCCGGATCAAGTCTTTGCACGGGGATTCGTCAGATCCTATGCCCGATCGCTGGGGCTGGATGAAGAGGACGCCATTCACCGGTTTACGCAGTCCGCCGGCGCCTTCTATGAAAAGCAGGACGAGCGAGAGCGGCTGAAGGTTCGGCAGGTCCAAGAGGAGCGCAAGCGTCAGGCCAATCGCAAAGCGGTCGCGATTGCCATCGGCATCGCCATTCTGACGCTGATATTCCTGCTGAGTCGTGAACAGACTTCCCTCTTGGTGCATCGCTCCGGCACAGACACCCCAACTCCGTCTAGTAAACGCCCGGCACCGGTCAGTGCCAACCGGGACAGCCAACCGGACGCTCCGCCACGGCAGGAACAGGAAGCCTCCGTGGCCTCGACCAAACCCAAAGCACCGGACACCCACGCGCCGATTTTGCCAGTCAAGCCAGAAACTACATCGGCTCGTGTCCAGGCTCCGATTCCAACATCCCCTCCGGCAATCAACCCCTCCGTTCCTCCTACTCCTCCCCCAATCGGCGGTGACGGCCCGCTCGGAGGTCTGTCATTGGAGGGCCCGGCGGTTGAAACAGCCGATCAGCTGGTGCTCGATCTCGAAGCAACCGAGCTAAGCTGGATCGTCATCCAGGTTGACGGGGGAAATCCACAGGAGGCCTTGCTCCGTCCCGGCGAAAAGGCGAAGTGGAAAGGCCAAGAGCAATTCCTATTGACGCTTGGCAATGCGGGAGGGGTCAAGGCCGAGCTCAACGGTAAACCGCAAAGGTCATTCGGTCCGAGCGGAAAAGTGGCCCGCGATATCGTCCTCAAGCGATAA
- a CDS encoding c-type cytochrome translates to MGKFSMLLGISAAVLMLSATVVGAEEKDPTKPRVPADQIADAKALKNPVASTPESIAKGKALFEGKGTCFNCHGKEGKGDGPAGAILNPSPRDFTNCKFHKKRKDGELFWVIKNGSAGTGMVSLIPAAINEEEAWTIINYERSFCKSAD, encoded by the coding sequence ATGGGAAAGTTTTCTATGTTGTTGGGAATCAGCGCAGCCGTGCTGATGTTGTCAGCCACCGTGGTGGGAGCCGAAGAAAAAGATCCGACGAAGCCCCGTGTGCCGGCTGATCAGATTGCGGATGCCAAGGCACTGAAGAACCCCGTGGCATCGACTCCGGAAAGCATTGCCAAGGGCAAGGCTCTGTTCGAAGGAAAAGGTACCTGCTTCAACTGTCACGGGAAGGAAGGAAAGGGCGACGGTCCTGCGGGCGCGATCCTGAATCCCAGTCCTCGGGATTTCACAAACTGCAAGTTCCACAAGAAGCGGAAAGACGGTGAGCTGTTCTGGGTGATTAAGAACGGCAGCGCGGGCACCGGAATGGTCTCCTTGATTCCTGCCGCGATCAACGAAGAAGAAGCCTGGACGATCATCAACTACGAGCGGAGCTTCTGCAAGAGCGCAGACTAA
- the mtnP gene encoding S-methyl-5'-thioadenosine phosphorylase, protein MKVARVSAPRAQIGIIGGSGLYAIDGLKAVQEIRLKTPFGSPSDAVVLGELNGIRVAFLSRHGRGHRFNPSEINYRANIYALKSLGVRRVISVSAVGSMKESIAPGDVVLPDQFIDCTKRRASTFFEGGAVAHVAFAEPVCSSMSASLAAAARTNEATVHHGGTYLCIEGPQFSTKAESRLYRQWGVSVIGMTNLPEAKLAREAELCYATVALVTDFDCWHESEEPVTVEAILNVLHRNVSLAKRLVAAAIGSVGAVEHCACQEALAHAIVTAPNMIPPKLRTKLALLTNRVLPTPSKGKR, encoded by the coding sequence ATGAAAGTGGCCCGAGTCAGCGCGCCGCGGGCTCAGATCGGTATCATCGGAGGGAGCGGTCTCTATGCCATTGACGGACTGAAGGCGGTGCAGGAGATACGCCTCAAGACCCCATTCGGAAGTCCGTCAGATGCCGTGGTGCTGGGAGAATTGAATGGCATACGGGTGGCATTTCTTTCACGGCACGGCAGAGGGCACCGATTCAATCCGTCCGAAATCAACTACCGAGCCAATATCTATGCCTTGAAATCTCTCGGTGTGCGGCGGGTCATTTCTGTCAGCGCGGTTGGAAGCATGAAGGAATCCATTGCACCGGGCGATGTCGTTTTGCCGGATCAGTTTATTGATTGCACGAAGCGCCGTGCCTCGACCTTTTTTGAAGGAGGTGCGGTGGCGCACGTGGCGTTCGCAGAGCCGGTCTGTTCCTCGATGAGCGCCTCTCTTGCCGCGGCTGCCCGAACGAATGAGGCCACGGTTCATCATGGTGGGACATACTTGTGCATCGAGGGGCCGCAGTTTTCCACCAAAGCCGAATCTCGCTTGTACCGTCAATGGGGTGTCAGTGTCATTGGGATGACGAACCTTCCGGAGGCGAAGCTCGCCAGGGAGGCCGAGCTTTGCTATGCCACGGTCGCGTTGGTGACGGATTTCGATTGCTGGCATGAATCGGAAGAGCCGGTGACCGTAGAAGCGATTCTCAACGTCCTGCATCGTAATGTCTCGCTGGCCAAGCGTCTCGTGGCGGCTGCGATCGGTTCCGTCGGTGCCGTCGAGCATTGCGCCTGCCAGGAGGCGTTGGCGCACGCCATTGTGACGGCTCCCAATATGATTCCGCCGAAGCTTCGAACGAAGCTCGCATTGCTGACCAATCGGGTTCTTCCAACACCCTCGAAAGGAAAACGGTGA
- a CDS encoding carbamoyltransferase C-terminal domain-containing protein codes for MVVLGLSNMRDAAAALVDNGRIIAAAEEERFARTKHVTALPVGAIRYCLQQAGVRLCDLDAVAVPWKFWQIGRRVGLAVGSMLRSPQLFLVKGKRSAERSVEWKELALLRRTLSNRIDGTHSPAPVFLDHHICHAASAVLTAPFDSSAVLVADGASEAHTTTLARAGPRRIDILKRVRLPHSLGQFYAAITAYLGFKPDQDEYIVMGLAAYGEPLFARQLGSEVLKLLPDGAFQLNTGLLDFHLARERIFVRQFVDLFGPARLPGEDVTQRHRDMAASAQLVIENTLLHLARHLKASTRDDRLCLVGGVAYNCVANSRIFREAGFREVYVPPAAGDSGAALGAALWLSSRRGADADRTPMKSAAWGPEYDDAVCRRELEGAGLCIEHLPDDMLFDKVAGELANGRLVCWFQGRMEWGPRALGNRSLLADPRREDMRALINAKVKLREPFRPFAPSVLKERVHEFFDLPCPSPFMAFTAPVLAAAKGSIPAVLHVDGTARVQTVDESNPRYRALLEAFDRRTGVPVLLNTSFNVNEPIVCTPADAVRCFLRTDVDWLVMGNLLASRPLVHRVG; via the coding sequence ATGGTCGTCTTGGGTTTGTCGAACATGCGTGACGCAGCGGCGGCTCTGGTGGACAACGGCCGGATCATTGCCGCGGCGGAAGAAGAGCGGTTCGCACGGACCAAGCATGTCACCGCCTTGCCGGTAGGAGCAATCCGGTATTGTTTGCAACAGGCAGGCGTGCGACTTTGCGACCTCGATGCTGTGGCGGTGCCGTGGAAATTCTGGCAGATCGGCCGACGGGTGGGTCTCGCCGTCGGCTCCATGCTGCGGTCTCCCCAACTGTTTCTGGTGAAGGGAAAGAGGAGCGCCGAGCGGTCCGTCGAGTGGAAGGAACTCGCACTTCTGCGGCGGACGCTGTCGAATCGGATCGACGGCACGCACAGTCCGGCTCCCGTCTTTCTCGATCATCATATTTGCCATGCGGCCAGCGCCGTGCTCACCGCCCCGTTCGATTCTTCCGCGGTGCTCGTGGCCGACGGTGCATCCGAGGCTCATACGACCACGCTGGCTCGGGCTGGTCCACGTCGCATTGACATACTCAAACGGGTACGACTGCCGCATTCGCTCGGACAATTCTATGCCGCGATCACTGCCTATCTGGGATTCAAGCCCGACCAGGACGAATATATTGTGATGGGCCTGGCCGCTTACGGCGAGCCTCTCTTTGCCCGGCAACTCGGATCTGAAGTGCTCAAGCTCTTGCCCGACGGAGCGTTTCAGCTCAACACGGGACTATTGGATTTTCATCTCGCACGAGAACGTATTTTTGTCCGACAGTTCGTCGATCTGTTCGGTCCCGCGAGGTTACCGGGTGAAGATGTGACTCAGCGCCATCGCGACATGGCAGCCAGTGCACAACTGGTCATTGAAAATACGTTGTTGCATCTCGCGCGCCACCTGAAGGCCTCGACTCGCGACGACAGGCTTTGTCTTGTCGGTGGCGTGGCGTACAACTGCGTCGCGAATTCACGGATATTCCGGGAAGCCGGATTTCGTGAGGTGTATGTTCCACCCGCGGCGGGAGATTCCGGGGCTGCACTTGGGGCGGCGCTATGGTTGAGCAGCCGGCGCGGAGCGGACGCCGACCGCACGCCCATGAAGTCAGCAGCCTGGGGACCCGAGTACGATGATGCCGTATGCCGCCGCGAATTGGAAGGAGCCGGTCTTTGTATTGAGCACCTTCCGGACGACATGCTCTTCGACAAGGTGGCCGGTGAACTTGCCAATGGGCGGCTGGTCTGCTGGTTTCAGGGCCGGATGGAATGGGGACCGAGAGCTTTGGGAAACCGAAGCCTGCTCGCGGATCCTCGCCGAGAGGACATGAGGGCACTGATCAATGCCAAGGTCAAACTTCGTGAACCATTTCGTCCGTTCGCGCCCTCCGTGCTGAAGGAACGGGTTCACGAATTTTTCGATCTTCCGTGTCCATCGCCATTTATGGCGTTCACTGCGCCGGTCCTGGCAGCCGCCAAAGGGTCGATTCCAGCAGTCCTCCACGTGGACGGGACTGCAAGAGTCCAAACAGTGGATGAGTCGAATCCGCGATATCGGGCGCTTCTCGAAGCATTCGACCGGCGCACAGGAGTTCCTGTCCTCCTCAACACTTCATTCAATGTCAACGAGCCGATTGTCTGTACGCCGGCGGACGCGGTTCGCTGTTTCCTACGCACTGATGTCGACTGGTTAGTCATGGGCAATCTGCTGGCCTCACGGCCTCTGGTTCATCGCGTCGGATGA